The Neosynechococcus sphagnicola sy1 genome window below encodes:
- a CDS encoding FAD-dependent oxidoreductase: MLTTAGVSAPDGNELAAWQTGIWGAWVQELQRRQPGGLDHGWVSFFTYDPQVGAAIFADWVAELPQLQWIAGQIPLEVLRQDTQITGVRCHNYTIHAQVVIDGTELGDLLALGEVPHRWGWELQSTFEEPSAPVTPNDLTARYPVQAPTWVVVMQDYGEGAMAPEIPPPLGDRPEPFTRAWEGYGAESFLNYGRLPGDRFMINWPIQGNDYGEGVGRLIGAASERAAFLQESWLHTQHFAHFIQTQLGRRYGLAESPFPQVPDAPGGGAYALHPYYRESRRLQGLTTIREQDLLPLPGGQVAALPINDQGRIEAIAIGNYANDHHYPSGDIPLQPKSIRWGGRWTGTPFTIPWRSLVPRTVNGLLVCEKNISVSHIANGATRLQPVVLGIGQAAGMAAALCIEQGCQPRDLAVQDIQAALLEDAIAPAAVVPLLNLPPDHPDWHAWQSYYLAHPDQYPLDGYCPAPLVFAPPSATAQRFSGTFQRQSLQNYTLTIPGGGALTSPPWSLVTLRPEVDQQLQTLADQQSLSLWGRYNQSGNWLLVEAIDS; the protein is encoded by the coding sequence ATGTTGACAACTGCTGGGGTGAGTGCCCCCGATGGTAACGAACTGGCTGCTTGGCAAACAGGAATTTGGGGAGCCTGGGTGCAGGAATTGCAGCGGCGGCAACCCGGTGGGCTTGATCATGGCTGGGTGAGTTTCTTCACCTATGATCCTCAGGTGGGAGCCGCAATCTTTGCTGACTGGGTAGCAGAGTTGCCCCAATTACAGTGGATTGCTGGGCAGATCCCCCTGGAAGTGCTGCGTCAGGATACTCAGATTACGGGGGTGAGATGCCATAACTACACCATCCATGCCCAAGTAGTGATCGATGGCACCGAATTGGGGGATTTGCTGGCCCTGGGGGAAGTCCCTCACCGTTGGGGCTGGGAACTGCAATCAACCTTTGAGGAACCAAGTGCGCCCGTCACCCCCAACGACTTGACTGCACGCTATCCAGTGCAAGCTCCGACCTGGGTTGTGGTGATGCAGGACTATGGTGAGGGAGCCATGGCTCCCGAAATTCCCCCACCCCTAGGAGATCGCCCAGAACCGTTCACCAGAGCCTGGGAAGGTTATGGGGCCGAGTCATTTCTCAACTATGGTCGCCTCCCCGGCGATCGCTTCATGATTAACTGGCCGATTCAGGGCAATGACTATGGGGAAGGCGTAGGGCGATTAATCGGGGCCGCGTCAGAGCGAGCCGCCTTTCTCCAAGAGAGTTGGCTCCACACCCAACACTTTGCCCATTTCATTCAAACTCAACTGGGACGACGCTATGGACTGGCAGAGTCCCCGTTCCCACAGGTACCTGACGCCCCCGGAGGTGGAGCCTATGCCCTCCATCCTTACTATCGCGAAAGCCGCCGCCTTCAAGGACTGACCACGATTCGAGAGCAGGATCTACTGCCCCTACCCGGCGGACAAGTTGCTGCCCTCCCCATCAATGATCAAGGTCGGATCGAAGCGATCGCCATTGGGAATTATGCCAACGATCACCACTATCCCAGTGGGGATATTCCCTTGCAACCGAAGTCAATTCGCTGGGGCGGGCGCTGGACAGGAACCCCATTTACAATTCCCTGGCGATCGCTGGTGCCGAGAACGGTAAATGGCTTGCTGGTCTGCGAGAAAAATATTTCCGTATCCCACATCGCCAACGGGGCAACGCGCCTGCAACCGGTGGTCTTGGGAATTGGTCAAGCGGCAGGTATGGCAGCGGCACTGTGTATTGAGCAGGGGTGTCAACCGAGAGATTTAGCCGTTCAAGATATCCAGGCAGCTCTCTTAGAAGATGCCATCGCTCCGGCAGCGGTGGTTCCGTTGTTGAATCTGCCACCGGATCACCCAGACTGGCACGCTTGGCAGTCCTATTACTTAGCCCATCCCGATCAGTATCCCCTGGATGGCTACTGCCCCGCCCCTCTTGTTTTCGCTCCCCCCTCAGCCACAGCTCAACGCTTTTCGGGCACTTTTCAGCGTCAGTCACTCCAAAATTACACACTGACGATTCCAGGCGGGGGGGCACTGACATCTCCCCCCTGGAGCTTGGTTACCCTGCGACCTGAAGTCGATCAGCAATTACAGACTCTTGCCGATCAGCAGTCTTTAAGTCTCTGGGGGCGCTACAATCAGTCGGGCAATTGGTTGCTGGTGGAAGCAATTGATAGTTAG
- a CDS encoding glycosyltransferase family 2 protein, translating to MSVTEVPLVSVIIPAYNGDRYITQAIESVLNQTYSHAEIIVIDDGSQDCTPQVLKPYQHCIQYVYQKNQGVGSARNRGLEMARGEFIAFLDQDDVCLNEKLALQVDCMERQPEIGMVHSGWRIVDQDGQHLGDVEPWHQAPTLDLPTWILQMPAFLSAMLFRRFWLRQAQGFDTSFRQAGDVDLLQRLALLGCQTAWLPQVTVWYRQHGQNDSLNTRLQTEEAWSVRDHFFKRSDLPEAIRQLEPRCRYNTLVWSAWRLYLTGYLLEMVQCLEKSLTYTPYLRTETVLDWVTCFSNYSAAYGQTLDLATLTALPGWQQLLIRTVL from the coding sequence GTGTCGGTCACTGAAGTTCCCTTAGTTAGCGTCATCATCCCAGCTTATAATGGCGATCGCTACATTACCCAAGCCATTGAGAGTGTCTTAAATCAAACCTACTCTCACGCCGAAATTATTGTCATCGATGACGGTTCCCAAGATTGCACCCCCCAGGTTTTAAAGCCCTACCAGCATTGCATTCAGTATGTGTACCAAAAGAATCAGGGGGTTGGCAGTGCTCGCAATCGCGGCCTAGAGATGGCGCGGGGAGAGTTCATTGCTTTTCTCGATCAGGATGATGTTTGCCTCAACGAAAAATTGGCATTGCAAGTTGACTGTATGGAGCGCCAGCCTGAGATTGGCATGGTGCATAGTGGCTGGCGGATTGTTGATCAAGACGGTCAGCACCTCGGGGATGTGGAACCTTGGCATCAAGCCCCGACGCTCGATCTACCGACCTGGATTTTGCAGATGCCCGCGTTTTTGAGTGCGATGTTGTTTCGACGATTTTGGCTGCGTCAGGCGCAGGGTTTTGATACCAGCTTTCGGCAAGCTGGTGATGTTGATCTGCTCCAGCGGCTCGCCTTGTTAGGCTGCCAGACAGCCTGGTTACCGCAGGTCACCGTTTGGTACAGACAGCATGGGCAGAATGACTCCCTCAACACCCGACTCCAAACTGAGGAAGCCTGGAGCGTGCGCGATCACTTTTTTAAGCGGTCTGACCTGCCGGAGGCCATTCGGCAGCTTGAGCCTCGGTGCCGTTATAACACCTTGGTTTGGTCTGCCTGGCGTCTCTATCTCACAGGCTATCTGTTAGAGATGGTTCAATGCCTGGAAAAATCTCTCACCTACACCCCCTATCTGCGAACAGAAACGGTGCTGGACTGGGTGACGTGCTTTTCTAACTATTCAGCCGCCTATGGACAAACCTTAGATTTGGCAACCTTAACCGCCTTGCCCGGTTGGCAACAGCTGTTAATCAGAACGGTGTTGTGA
- a CDS encoding FAD-dependent oxidoreductase, whose protein sequence is MVCRASIPETAFDSLRNVLSCLTSKIINPLAPLEMSLHTVLETDVLVIGGGTGGTAAAIQSARRGIPTVLVSEYPWLGGNVDNCWGECPRW, encoded by the coding sequence ATGGTGTGTCGGGCAAGCATCCCAGAAACAGCATTTGACAGTCTGAGGAATGTTCTCAGCTGTCTGACCAGTAAAATCATCAATCCCCTAGCTCCCTTAGAGATGAGTCTCCATACCGTTCTTGAAACCGATGTCCTCGTGATTGGGGGCGGCACTGGCGGCACCGCCGCCGCGATTCAGTCAGCTCGGCGCGGCATCCCAACGGTTTTGGTCAGTGAGTATCCCTGGCTGGGGGGGAATGTTGACAACTGCTGGGGTGAGTGCCCCCGATGGTAA
- a CDS encoding NAD-dependent epimerase/dehydratase family protein, with amino-acid sequence MAIVLITGSAGLIGSESVHFFARLGHQIVGIDNDLRSFFFGASASTVWNRDRLQETYGEQYRHHNIDIRNQEQIEGLFQEYGSDIALIIHTAAQPSHDWAASDPHTDFTVNANGTLVLLEATRKFCPDAVFIFTSTNKVYGDTPNFLPLQELETRWEIAADHPFFIGIDESMSIDNSKHSLFGASKVAADILVQEYGKYFDMKCASFRGGCLTGPAHSGAKLHGFLAYLMKCTLTGESYTIFGYRGKQVRDNIHSYDLVNAFYHFYQHPRRGEVYNIGGSRHSNCSMLEAIAICEELSGKKLQYSYTEDNRSGDHIWYISDVGKFQSHYPEWQYKYNLRDILVDIYQAQVSRVVES; translated from the coding sequence ATGGCTATTGTTCTGATCACAGGTTCAGCCGGATTGATTGGTTCAGAATCAGTCCACTTCTTTGCCCGGTTGGGGCATCAGATTGTTGGCATCGATAATGATCTGCGCTCCTTCTTCTTTGGTGCCAGTGCCTCAACGGTTTGGAACCGCGATCGCCTCCAGGAGACCTACGGGGAGCAGTACCGCCACCACAACATTGACATTCGCAACCAGGAGCAGATTGAGGGGCTGTTCCAGGAGTACGGCTCGGACATTGCCCTGATTATCCATACCGCCGCCCAGCCCTCCCATGATTGGGCAGCCAGCGATCCCCACACCGACTTTACCGTCAATGCCAATGGCACCCTGGTGTTGCTGGAAGCAACCCGCAAGTTCTGCCCAGATGCGGTGTTCATTTTTACCTCTACCAATAAGGTCTACGGGGATACCCCCAACTTCTTGCCCCTTCAAGAACTGGAAACACGCTGGGAAATTGCAGCGGATCATCCCTTCTTCATTGGCATTGATGAGTCGATGTCTATTGACAATTCTAAACACTCGTTGTTTGGAGCCTCTAAGGTGGCAGCAGATATTTTGGTGCAGGAGTATGGCAAGTATTTCGACATGAAGTGTGCCAGCTTCCGGGGCGGCTGTTTAACGGGGCCTGCCCATTCTGGGGCCAAGTTGCATGGCTTTCTGGCCTACTTGATGAAATGCACCCTCACAGGGGAGTCTTATACTATCTTTGGCTATCGGGGCAAACAGGTGCGGGATAACATCCACAGTTATGACTTGGTGAATGCCTTCTACCATTTCTATCAGCATCCTCGAAGGGGTGAGGTCTATAACATTGGGGGTTCCCGACACAGCAACTGTTCGATGCTAGAGGCGATCGCCATTTGTGAGGAGCTGTCGGGGAAGAAACTGCAATATAGCTACACCGAGGATAATCGCTCTGGAGATCACATCTGGTACATCTCCGATGTAGGGAAATTCCAGTCCCACTACCCAGAATGGCAGTATAAATACAACTTGCGAGACATTCTAGTAGACATCTACCAAGCACAGGTCTCTCGGGTTGTGGAGAGCTGA
- a CDS encoding TIGR04255 family protein, protein MKTVAPKMSFAPVFYTLAQVQFNPIAQMSDYVARLQERLRRGGFPDFQAENQFELTIRRLDESQPDVQPQQHMRWSFMNAKRTEGYLLLSNALVFNTTIYDTFADFLQKTIFGLSLVHEIVELAYVERIGLRYLDAIVPLSNDTLQQYLNPSLLGFSAHLQGRLNHSFTETVTVIEEGNLVARAVITDGALALSPDLITLQLELQARFKEINGRNAVLDTDYFVVKRNSFDLKEIEDQLLKAHDIITNAFKVSVTDYAREKWA, encoded by the coding sequence ATGAAAACAGTAGCGCCGAAAATGAGTTTTGCGCCCGTGTTCTACACACTGGCTCAAGTGCAATTTAACCCAATTGCTCAAATGTCGGATTATGTTGCTCGTTTGCAGGAGCGCCTGCGCCGAGGTGGGTTCCCTGACTTTCAAGCCGAAAATCAATTTGAACTCACAATTCGCCGACTGGACGAATCACAACCAGATGTTCAGCCTCAGCAGCACATGCGCTGGAGCTTCATGAATGCTAAGCGCACTGAAGGATACCTATTGCTCTCAAATGCCTTGGTTTTTAACACTACTATATACGACACCTTCGCAGACTTCTTACAGAAGACCATCTTTGGCTTAAGCCTGGTTCACGAAATTGTTGAGTTGGCTTATGTTGAACGGATTGGACTTCGTTATCTTGATGCTATTGTGCCGCTGAGTAATGACACGCTACAACAATACTTAAACCCATCTTTGCTGGGCTTTTCTGCGCATCTACAGGGTCGTCTAAACCATAGCTTTACTGAGACTGTCACAGTTATCGAGGAGGGCAATTTAGTTGCTAGAGCGGTTATTACGGATGGAGCATTAGCTTTGTCACCTGACTTGATTACGTTACAACTTGAACTACAAGCCCGGTTTAAAGAGATTAATGGTCGGAATGCTGTGCTAGATACTGACTATTTTGTTGTTAAACGAAACAGTTTCGATCTCAAAGAAATTGAAGATCAACTTTTGAAGGCGCATGACATCATCACAAATGCTTTCAAGGTTTCGGTGACTGACTACGCTAGAGAAAAATGGGCTTAA
- a CDS encoding HlyD family secretion protein — protein MNHQNGSKKPQNGRKPQNGKSLADKPPVMTLPPKLTLPLLKSYQPRFDKSVVLEQPGYWSRAILWAILGCVTTGLVWAFNAKIDQSVQATGALEPHGSVKEVQVPVPGVIKTVNVEDGQTVKQGDLLFSLEATSAAAQVKSLQQVRTAVIQENNFYQALIQSSTPMNLSEQTIAQLKLKPELADLARSRNTLVAENLYYRTLLRDNGSGSLNSDQRERLQSSQEELNSRRSAAQAQVAQLEKQLSANQAQLSRSRDVLKVNQGILKDLESLVTEGGNFPIAISESVADRPHESRGGGAAHPRARSHPGGHRSGARSATKHPRCLQKRLPHPNC, from the coding sequence GCCCCAGAACGGTCGCAAGCCTCAGAATGGCAAGTCATTGGCAGATAAACCGCCCGTGATGACTTTACCCCCGAAGCTCACGTTACCGCTGCTTAAATCCTATCAACCCCGTTTTGACAAGTCAGTGGTCTTGGAACAACCCGGTTATTGGTCTCGTGCCATTCTCTGGGCAATATTGGGTTGCGTCACCACCGGTCTCGTCTGGGCATTTAATGCCAAAATTGATCAATCCGTACAAGCCACCGGTGCCCTGGAACCCCATGGATCTGTGAAGGAAGTTCAGGTGCCAGTTCCTGGGGTGATCAAGACTGTTAATGTCGAAGATGGGCAAACCGTCAAACAGGGTGATCTGCTGTTCAGTTTAGAGGCGACTTCCGCAGCGGCGCAGGTGAAGTCCCTGCAACAAGTGCGAACGGCAGTGATCCAGGAAAATAATTTTTACCAAGCGCTGATTCAAAGCTCCACCCCCATGAATCTCAGTGAGCAGACAATTGCTCAGCTGAAACTAAAGCCAGAACTGGCGGATCTCGCCAGAAGCCGTAACACTCTGGTGGCTGAAAATCTCTATTATCGAACCCTGTTAAGGGACAATGGGTCTGGGAGCCTCAATTCCGACCAACGAGAACGTCTGCAATCGAGTCAAGAAGAACTCAACTCCCGGCGCTCAGCAGCTCAGGCGCAGGTTGCCCAGCTAGAGAAGCAATTGAGTGCCAATCAGGCACAGTTGTCTCGATCACGGGATGTGCTCAAGGTTAACCAGGGAATTCTCAAGGACTTGGAAAGCTTGGTGACGGAGGGGGGTAATTTCCCGATTGCAATATCTGAATCAGTTGCAGACCGTCCGCACGAATCGAGGGGAGGTGGAGCAGCTCACCCAAGAGCAAGGTCGCATCCAGGCGGCCATCGGTCAGGCGCGAGATCAGCTACAAAACACCCAAGATGTCTCCAGAAAAGACTCCCTCACCCAAATTGCTAA
- a CDS encoding HlyD family secretion protein, with the protein MKKTIAQIDSQLSKAIVDNKKQISSIDAQLSQAQLTLQYQDIRSPVDGVVFDLQGGPGTVVNASEPVVKIVPSNSLIAKVYITNRDVGFIREGMEADVRIDSFPFTEFGQIHGQLYSLGSDALPPDPAKQLNTYTFPGKVILDQQFLKTQTGHQISLQSGMSVHVNLKIRDRTVMSIFIDQFTRNTEGLEHLR; encoded by the coding sequence ATGAAAAAAACCATTGCCCAAATTGACAGCCAGCTCTCGAAAGCTATTGTTGACAATAAAAAACAAATCTCAAGTATTGATGCGCAATTGAGTCAAGCCCAGCTAACGCTCCAATACCAGGATATTCGCTCGCCTGTGGATGGAGTTGTGTTTGATCTCCAGGGGGGGCCAGGTACGGTGGTCAACGCCAGTGAACCTGTGGTCAAAATTGTCCCGAGCAACAGTTTGATCGCTAAGGTCTACATCACCAACCGTGACGTGGGTTTTATTCGTGAAGGCATGGAGGCCGATGTGAGAATTGACTCTTTCCCCTTCACCGAGTTTGGCCAAATTCATGGCCAGTTATATTCACTGGGGTCGGATGCCCTGCCGCCGGATCCTGCTAAACAGCTCAATACCTATACCTTCCCAGGGAAAGTGATCTTAGATCAGCAATTCCTCAAAACGCAAACCGGTCACCAGATTAGTTTGCAATCTGGCATGTCTGTGCACGTTAATTTGAAAATCCGCGATCGCACGGTGATGAGTATCTTTATCGATCAATTCACCCGTAATACTGAAGGTCTGGAGCATCTGAGGTGA